CGGCTGAGCCGGAGGCCGGCCGGCTGTTCGCGGGTCGTTACCGGGTCGGACCGCGGGTCGGCAGCGGTGGGATGGCGCTCGTCTACCAGGCGTACGACACCTGGCTGCACCGCACCGTGGCGCTGAAGGTGCCCGCGAACAGCCCGGCAGGCGACCCCGCGTTCGTCCGGCGCTTCCTGCGAGAGGCACGGGCGATCGCGAGCCTGTCGCACCCGAACGTGGTGACCGTCCACGACTGTGCGCAGTGGGCCGCGCGTCCCTACCTGACGATGGAGTTCGTCGACGGTCCAACGCTTCGGGACCTGGTCGCCGACGGCGAGCCGATGGAGCCGGACCACGCGCTGGCGCTGACCGAGCAGGTGCTGCGGGGCCTGGCGGCCGCACACCAGGTCGGGCTGGTGCACCGGGACGTGAAGCCCGCCAACGTGCTGATCTCCCCGACGGCACGGTCAAGGTCGCCGACTTCGGCCTGGCCCGATCAGCGTCCGCGTCGAGTGCGGACTCCAAGGGCCTGCACGTCGGCACCGCCTACTACCTCGCGCCCGAGCAGATCAGCGTCGGCACCGTGGACGCCCGTGCCGACGTCTACGCGGTCGGCATCATGCTGTACGAGATGCTCACCGGCGCCAGGCCCTTCCAGGACGGGTCGGCGGTCCAGGTCGCCCACAGCCATCTCCACCAGGACGTTCCCCCGCCGTCTCAGACGATGCCGTCCGTTCCCGCCGACCTGGACGCACTCGTGGAGTGGGCGACGAACCGAGACCGGGAGCTGCGGCCCGTCGACGCCCAGGTTCTGCTCGACGAGGTGACGCATGTGCGGAGCTCGATGGCCCGGTCGGCGGACGCTCTCGAAGCCACCTCGGCCCTCATGGCGGGGGCGGCGACCGGACCTTCCGGGACCGGCCGGAGCCGAGGCCACCGCCGGCTCGGCACCGCTCTCGCGCTCGTGTCGGTGGCGGCGGTGACCGCGGCCGTGGTCTGGTGGCTCGGCGCGACCGGTCAGGTCGGGCAGGTCCCGGAGGTGGCTGGCACCCCGCACAACGACGCGAGCCGAGTCGAGACGACCGGGCCGACGACCACGCCCAGGCCGCCGGCGGCGATCGCGCCACCCGAGGCGACCCGCACCGTTGCCGAACCGGGAACGGTGGCCGTACCGGACGTTCGAAGACTCGGGACCGACGAGGCCAGGATGGCCTTGTCCGATGCGGGTTTCGAGGTGGAGATCCGTAAGAACCGGCCCTACGTCGGCGGGAACATCGTCGTCCGCCAGTCCCCCGCCGCCGGTCGTTTCGTCAAGCCGGGTTCGAAAGTCGTCATCGTCATCGCCTGACGGGGGCCGACCTTCCGACAACCGTCGCCGTCACTTCAGCGCCTTGTAGTCGTCGCCGGTGTAGTCCTTCGCCGGATCCCAGTTGCCGAACGCGTAGTCGTCGCGGGTCACCGTCGAGCCCTTCTTCTTCGCGGTGGCGATGGCGGTGTCCAGCGCCGCGTCCAGCTTGGACTGCAGGCTCGCGAACTGCTTGCGGGGATCGCTCAACTGGCCGGTGAGCAGGCCCTGCAGGACATCGGTCAGGTTGGGGGTCACGACCTTGAGGGCGATGTTCACCTTCGCGACGTCGGGGTT
This Actinopolymorpha cephalotaxi DNA region includes the following protein-coding sequences:
- a CDS encoding PASTA domain-containing protein translates to MAGAATGPSGTGRSRGHRRLGTALALVSVAAVTAAVVWWLGATGQVGQVPEVAGTPHNDASRVETTGPTTTPRPPAAIAPPEATRTVAEPGTVAVPDVRRLGTDEARMALSDAGFEVEIRKNRPYVGGNIVVRQSPAAGRFVKPGSKVVIVIA